The proteins below are encoded in one region of Paenarthrobacter ilicis:
- the glgC gene encoding glucose-1-phosphate adenylyltransferase encodes MTMALKKVLAIVLAGGEGNRLMPLTADRAKPAVPFAGGYRLIDFALSNLVNSGYLKIVVLTQYKSHSLDRHISETWRMSTQLGRYVASVPAQQRVGKSWFLGSANAIYQSLNLIHDDAPDIVVVVGADHVYRMDFSQMVEQHIASGAKATVAAVRQPLSMANQFGVIEVDQNDPQKIAAFVEKPASTPGLAADPTQFLASMGNYVFNADALVEALHVDAERLDTKHDMGGDIIPYFVDQGEAGVYDFTLNDIPGATERDRTYWRDVGTIDSFYDAHMDLISPVPVFNLYNSEWPIFTRQSISPPAKFVRGENNTVGTALDSIVASGVVISGGIVEGSVLANDVYVAAGSRVHDSVLMDKVRVGEGAVIRRAILDKNVKVPAGAAIGIDPALDRARGYKVTESGITVLAKGQTVPEPGEAELALSAEHRRSLPEAVKAATHDDPDIRGSAERVAAGIQSRVADAASQAASR; translated from the coding sequence GTGACCATGGCGTTGAAGAAAGTATTGGCAATAGTTTTGGCAGGCGGAGAAGGCAACCGCCTCATGCCGCTGACGGCGGACCGGGCCAAACCCGCGGTTCCGTTTGCCGGCGGTTACAGGTTGATTGACTTTGCACTGTCCAATCTTGTCAATTCGGGATATTTGAAAATTGTTGTCCTGACGCAGTACAAATCACACAGCCTGGACCGGCACATCTCCGAGACCTGGCGGATGTCCACGCAACTTGGCCGCTATGTGGCCTCGGTTCCTGCGCAACAGCGGGTAGGCAAAAGCTGGTTCCTTGGCAGCGCCAATGCCATATACCAATCACTCAACCTCATCCACGATGACGCCCCGGACATTGTGGTAGTGGTCGGTGCCGATCACGTTTACCGCATGGATTTCTCCCAAATGGTGGAGCAGCACATAGCCAGCGGAGCCAAGGCCACAGTTGCCGCGGTGCGCCAGCCACTCTCCATGGCAAACCAGTTCGGCGTGATCGAAGTGGACCAAAACGACCCCCAGAAAATTGCGGCCTTCGTGGAAAAGCCCGCCAGCACCCCCGGACTGGCAGCAGATCCCACGCAATTTCTGGCGTCCATGGGCAACTACGTTTTCAACGCGGATGCCCTTGTTGAGGCCCTGCATGTTGACGCCGAACGACTCGACACCAAGCACGACATGGGCGGGGACATCATTCCGTACTTCGTGGACCAGGGCGAAGCCGGGGTCTATGACTTCACGCTCAACGACATCCCCGGAGCCACGGAGCGGGACCGGACCTACTGGCGCGACGTCGGCACCATCGATTCTTTCTACGACGCCCACATGGACCTTATCTCCCCCGTTCCGGTCTTCAACCTCTACAACTCCGAATGGCCGATCTTCACCCGGCAGAGCATTTCGCCGCCCGCCAAGTTCGTGCGTGGCGAAAACAACACCGTGGGTACCGCCCTGGACTCGATTGTTGCCAGTGGCGTGGTCATCTCGGGCGGCATTGTTGAAGGTTCCGTGTTGGCTAACGATGTCTACGTCGCTGCGGGAAGCCGCGTGCATGACTCGGTCCTGATGGACAAAGTACGCGTGGGTGAGGGTGCCGTCATCCGTCGCGCCATCCTGGACAAGAACGTCAAGGTTCCGGCAGGTGCCGCGATCGGGATCGACCCCGCCCTGGACAGGGCCCGTGGCTACAAGGTCACCGAGTCAGGGATTACCGTCCTCGCCAAGGGCCAGACCGTTCCTGAGCCCGGCGAGGCGGAACTTGCCCTCTCGGCCGAGCACCGCAGAAGCCTGCCCGAGGCCGTGAAGGCAGCAACCCACGATGATCCGGACATCCGCGGCTCCGCCGAGCGGGTGGCAGCAGGTATCCAGTCACGGGTGGCTGACGCGGCCTCGCAGGCAGCGTCACGCTAG